In one window of uncultured Draconibacterium sp. DNA:
- a CDS encoding cytochrome c: MKKLKYITVFGVLLVVLTSCDYNRRTTGWQYFDDMVTSPAYESYTPNPNFADGKTMQPPVPGTIPRGTVPYAYQKTDEDRALAAATLVNELETSKENLQRGEKMYGIYCMQCHGENGDGQGSLYVSKKYTYPPASLLSEKMQANPEGEIYHVITVGFGIMGEHGSMIKPNDRWKIAMYIKNELQK; encoded by the coding sequence ATGAAGAAATTAAAATATATAACAGTATTTGGAGTATTGCTTGTTGTTCTGACATCTTGCGATTACAACCGCCGAACTACAGGTTGGCAGTATTTCGATGATATGGTTACCTCGCCGGCTTACGAAAGCTATACGCCTAATCCCAATTTTGCCGACGGGAAAACCATGCAACCACCTGTTCCGGGAACAATTCCGAGAGGTACAGTTCCTTACGCTTATCAAAAAACCGATGAAGACCGGGCACTGGCTGCTGCCACACTGGTAAACGAGTTGGAAACAAGCAAAGAAAACCTGCAACGTGGCGAAAAAATGTACGGCATTTACTGTATGCAATGTCATGGTGAAAATGGCGACGGACAAGGATCGTTGTATGTAAGCAAAAAATACACTTATCCACCGGCCAGTTTGCTTAGCGAAAAAATGCAGGCTAATCCAGAGGGGGAGATTTACCACGTGATTACCGTGGGCTTTGGAATTATGGGCGAACATGGTTCGATGATTAAACCAAACGATCGCTGGAAAATAGCGATGTATATTAAAAACGAGTTACAGAAATAA
- a CDS encoding DUF3341 domain-containing protein → MSKKYILGVFDDEATLVDAFEKLKDKGVMPVEVYTPYPVHEILEGMPIKTRITHAAFFYGLFAALGILGFLTYAASISWPLHYGGKPFNAFPSFIVVTIVATILAITLLTLFTFSARAKVFPGKKAEIFHERATDDKFVMVFDVEGIEKDNESVKSILTEYGKIE, encoded by the coding sequence ATGAGTAAAAAATATATCCTTGGCGTTTTTGACGACGAAGCTACTTTGGTTGACGCTTTTGAGAAATTAAAAGACAAAGGAGTAATGCCGGTTGAGGTTTACACGCCCTATCCGGTACACGAGATATTAGAGGGAATGCCCATAAAAACGCGAATTACGCATGCAGCTTTCTTTTACGGATTGTTTGCCGCGCTGGGAATTCTCGGGTTTTTAACTTATGCTGCCTCCATTAGCTGGCCTTTACACTACGGAGGAAAACCGTTTAATGCATTCCCTTCGTTTATTGTGGTAACCATTGTTGCTACCATTCTTGCTATTACACTACTTACGCTTTTCACCTTTTCTGCACGGGCCAAAGTTTTTCCCGGCAAAAAAGCCGAGATCTTTCACGAGCGGGCCACCGACGATAAGTTTGTAATGGTTTTCGACGTAGAAGGGATTGAAAAAGATAATGAGTCAGTAAAATCGATCCTCACAGAATATGGTAAAATTGAATAA
- the nrfD gene encoding NrfD/PsrC family molybdoenzyme membrane anchor subunit codes for MFNSAVRGKLIDGEKSFSQISKEILAPIHDKTPLWWYAAMLVSLGMFGFGLYCKYITVSTGIGTWGVNNSVAWGWAIINFVWWIGIGHAGTAFSIFLLILRQKWRTAINRAAEAMTVVAVFCASLFPLLHMGRPWLFFFIFPYPNTRGPLWVNFNSPLFWDFVAISAYLLISASFWYFGMVPDFATIRDTAKSKIKKAVYGFFAFGWTGSSREWLRFEGLSFVLGGIAAVLVVSVHSIVSTDFAVSVQAGWHTTIFPPYFVIGAIFSGFAMVLTLVITMRGLYNMTDFITDRHVDAVCRILIFISLIMGTAYMTEIFIAWYSASEYETYMFFKNRLFGDYAFQFWAMFTANAVIPQLFWFKAVRKRMWIVFIISIIINIGMWFERFNIVVTTLSRDYLPAAWANYSPTYVEIGFFIGTLGMFLAGVLLFFRYIPMIAISELKSVAKFDKPNNGQLKAKSHE; via the coding sequence ATGTTTAATTCAGCCGTAAGGGGAAAGCTAATTGATGGTGAAAAGTCTTTCAGTCAGATATCGAAGGAGATATTAGCGCCCATCCATGACAAAACGCCACTCTGGTGGTATGCAGCCATGCTGGTGAGTTTGGGCATGTTCGGATTTGGTTTGTATTGCAAATACATCACCGTTTCAACCGGAATTGGTACCTGGGGAGTAAACAACTCGGTAGCCTGGGGTTGGGCCATCATCAACTTTGTTTGGTGGATTGGTATCGGACATGCCGGAACCGCATTTTCCATTTTCCTGCTCATTTTGCGGCAGAAATGGAGAACTGCCATTAACCGCGCCGCCGAAGCAATGACCGTTGTTGCGGTTTTCTGTGCCAGCCTTTTCCCGTTATTGCACATGGGGCGCCCGTGGTTGTTTTTCTTTATTTTCCCATATCCGAATACGCGCGGTCCGCTTTGGGTGAATTTTAACTCACCACTTTTCTGGGACTTTGTTGCCATTTCAGCCTACCTGCTTATATCAGCAAGTTTCTGGTATTTCGGTATGGTGCCTGATTTTGCAACCATTCGCGACACAGCAAAATCGAAAATTAAAAAGGCGGTTTACGGATTTTTTGCCTTTGGCTGGACCGGATCGAGCCGCGAGTGGCTGCGTTTTGAAGGCCTGAGTTTTGTACTAGGTGGAATTGCAGCAGTATTGGTAGTTTCGGTACACTCGATTGTATCTACCGACTTTGCTGTTTCGGTGCAAGCTGGTTGGCATACTACGATTTTCCCGCCTTACTTTGTTATCGGAGCAATTTTCTCAGGATTTGCCATGGTACTTACCCTTGTAATTACCATGCGGGGTTTATATAATATGACTGATTTTATTACCGACCGGCACGTTGATGCGGTTTGCCGGATCCTGATATTTATCTCATTGATTATGGGAACTGCCTATATGACCGAGATCTTTATCGCCTGGTATTCGGCTTCGGAGTACGAAACCTATATGTTCTTCAAAAACCGATTATTTGGTGATTATGCCTTTCAGTTTTGGGCCATGTTTACGGCCAACGCTGTGATTCCGCAATTGTTCTGGTTTAAGGCGGTGCGCAAACGTATGTGGATCGTGTTCATCATTTCCATCATCATCAATATCGGTATGTGGTTCGAGCGTTTTAACATTGTGGTTACCACGCTTAGCCGCGATTACCTGCCGGCAGCCTGGGCCAACTACTCGCCCACCTATGTTGAAATAGGATTTTTTATCGGTACACTCGGAATGTTTTTGGCAGGCGTACTGTTGTTCTTCCGCTACATTCCAATGATTGCCATTTCTGAGCTAAAAAGCGTGGCAAAATTCGATAAACCAAATAACGGACAACTAAAAGCAAAGAGTCATGAGTAA
- a CDS encoding ATP-binding cassette domain-containing protein, with protein MELFEARNVNKVFASTQALTDVSISVKEQSIFGLLGPNGAGKTTLIRIINQITAPDSGEIFLNGRKMNRKDISQIGYLPEERGLYKKMKIGEQAIYLAQLKGMSQRDASRNLKQWFEKFDIMPWWNKKVEELSKGMQQKVQFITTVVHQPKLLIFDEPFSGFDPINANLLKKEILNLKAEGATIIFSTHNMGSVEELCDHIALINKSRKIEDGPTDEIRMKYKTNIFDIKYRGDFRAIDLALGTDYKIITHDESEKGNTLKVQYMNGKSNNELLSSIMPAAEILAFEELIPSMNDVFIKAVEESNKN; from the coding sequence ATGGAATTATTCGAAGCGCGCAATGTAAACAAGGTTTTTGCCAGCACACAGGCTTTAACCGATGTTAGCATTTCGGTGAAAGAACAAAGTATTTTTGGCTTACTTGGTCCCAATGGAGCAGGCAAAACCACCCTTATCCGCATTATTAACCAGATTACCGCCCCCGACAGCGGAGAGATATTTCTGAACGGAAGAAAAATGAACCGGAAAGATATCTCCCAAATTGGCTACCTGCCCGAAGAACGAGGACTCTACAAAAAAATGAAAATTGGCGAGCAGGCTATTTACCTGGCACAGTTGAAAGGGATGTCGCAGCGCGATGCATCGAGAAACCTGAAACAATGGTTCGAGAAATTCGACATTATGCCGTGGTGGAACAAGAAAGTGGAAGAACTTTCGAAAGGTATGCAACAAAAAGTGCAGTTTATTACCACCGTTGTTCATCAGCCCAAACTGCTGATTTTTGATGAGCCTTTTAGCGGTTTCGACCCTATAAATGCGAACCTGCTGAAAAAGGAAATTCTGAATCTGAAAGCAGAAGGTGCCACCATTATTTTCTCTACCCACAATATGGGATCGGTTGAAGAACTGTGCGACCACATTGCGCTGATCAATAAATCGAGAAAGATTGAAGACGGACCAACCGACGAGATTCGCATGAAATACAAAACCAACATTTTCGACATAAAATACAGGGGCGATTTCAGAGCTATTGACCTCGCTTTGGGCACCGATTACAAAATTATCACTCACGATGAGTCGGAAAAGGGGAACACGTTGAAAGTGCAGTATATGAACGGAAAATCGAATAATGAATTGTTGTCGTCCATTATGCCGGCTGCCGAAATTTTGGCATTCGAAGAGCTTATTCCGAGCATGAATGATGTATTTATTAAAGCCGTTGAAGAGTCGAACAAAAACTAA
- a CDS encoding ABC transporter permease: protein MNNTLLILKQEYLKRVKKKSFIILTILMPFLIAGVYGLVIYFSIKDDTEERTIAVYDATNLFLGEFSEEGTTSYHFIPKEEYTELKSNLKGSGYYGLLFIPSDIYSNNQAQLFSEKQLPFELTEQIERKLSRFIENDKRQKVIEESGIPDLEERLSKTRTSVNLSTLKVSQSGETKKSSSVVAFIASYAMGLLIYFFVFMYGAMVMRSVMEEKKSRIIEVIISSVKPSQLMAGKIIGTALVGLTQVAIWLGLGGIGLFVVQSFFFTPESAQQMGQSIMESQGQMNPAAMQAAQSNQVMEVMEMIGNLNLPLILFSFVFYFLAGYLLYSALLGAVGAAVDNDEDSQQMVFPVTFPLILSIMLLFPIAKNPEGPLAFWCSIIPFTSPVAMMARVPYDLPIWELLLSMGLLVITTIVCIMAAAKIYRIGLLMYGKKVNIKELIKWLRYKG, encoded by the coding sequence ATGAACAACACATTGCTAATATTAAAACAAGAATACCTGAAAAGGGTAAAAAAGAAATCGTTCATCATATTAACCATCCTGATGCCGTTTTTGATAGCCGGAGTTTACGGGTTGGTCATTTATTTCTCGATTAAAGACGACACCGAAGAACGCACGATTGCGGTGTATGATGCTACCAATTTATTTCTTGGCGAATTCAGCGAGGAAGGCACAACGAGTTATCATTTTATTCCAAAAGAAGAATATACGGAGTTAAAATCGAATCTAAAAGGGAGCGGTTATTACGGCCTTCTTTTTATTCCATCCGATATTTATTCGAACAACCAGGCACAACTTTTCTCCGAAAAACAGTTGCCGTTTGAGCTTACCGAACAAATTGAGCGAAAACTGAGCCGCTTTATCGAAAACGACAAACGACAAAAAGTAATCGAGGAATCGGGCATTCCGGATTTGGAGGAACGACTGAGCAAAACGCGCACCAGTGTAAACCTTAGTACCTTAAAAGTTTCGCAATCGGGTGAAACCAAAAAAAGCTCGTCGGTAGTGGCTTTTATTGCCAGCTACGCAATGGGACTTCTTATTTATTTCTTTGTGTTTATGTATGGCGCCATGGTAATGCGCAGCGTTATGGAAGAAAAGAAAAGCCGCATTATCGAGGTGATCATCTCATCGGTAAAACCCAGTCAACTGATGGCCGGAAAAATTATCGGAACCGCTTTGGTTGGCCTCACGCAAGTTGCCATTTGGCTTGGTTTAGGAGGTATTGGTTTGTTTGTGGTACAAAGTTTCTTTTTCACGCCCGAGTCGGCTCAACAAATGGGTCAAAGTATTATGGAATCGCAGGGACAAATGAACCCCGCAGCCATGCAAGCAGCTCAATCCAACCAGGTAATGGAAGTAATGGAAATGATCGGAAACCTAAATCTGCCCCTTATCCTGTTTTCATTTGTGTTTTACTTCTTGGCCGGCTACCTGCTTTACAGTGCCCTGCTTGGAGCCGTTGGAGCCGCTGTTGATAACGACGAAGACTCGCAGCAAATGGTATTCCCGGTAACTTTCCCGCTTATCCTTTCTATTATGCTGCTCTTCCCCATTGCCAAAAATCCTGAGGGGCCGCTGGCATTCTGGTGTTCTATAATACCATTCACCTCTCCAGTAGCTATGATGGCACGCGTTCCTTACGATCTTCCAATTTGGGAACTACTTTTATCAATGGGTCTTTTAGTAATTACCACCATTGTATGTATTATGGCAGCTGCCAAAATCTACCGCATTGGGTTACTGATGTACGGAAAAAAGGTAAATATTAAAGAGCTGATTAAATGGCTTAGATATAAAGGTTGA